One stretch of Salmo trutta chromosome 7, fSalTru1.1, whole genome shotgun sequence DNA includes these proteins:
- the LOC115197081 gene encoding calcitonin-1 isoform X1, with protein MVMLKISAFLVAYALVICQMYSSQAAPSRPGIESMTDRVTLTDYEARRLLNAIVKEFVQMTAEELEQQENEGNEGNSMERPITKRCSNLSTCVLGKLSQDLHKLQTFPRTDVGAGTPGKKRSAPESERYASYGKTFDSI; from the exons ATGGTTATGTTGAAGATTTCTGCTTTCCTTGTTGCTTATGCCCTGGTCATTTGCCAGATGTACAGCTCACAAGCAGCCCCCTccag ACCGGGCATAGAGTCCATGACAGACCGAGTCACCCTTACGGACTACGAGGCAAGAAGGTTACTCAACGCCATAGTCAAGGAGTTTGTGCAGATGACAGCCGAAGAGCTGGAGCAGCAAGAGAACGAAGGCAACGAAGGCAACAG CATGGAAAGACCCATTACCAAGCGCTGCTCTAACCTCAGCACCTGCGTGCTGGGCAAACTGTCCCAGGACCTGCACAAATTACAAACGTTTCCCCGCACGGACGTGGGCGCGGGCACGCCTGGCAAGAAACGCAGCGCGCCCGAGAGCGAACGCTATGCAAGCTACGGGAAGACATTTGACAGCATCTAA
- the LOC115197081 gene encoding calcitonin gene-related peptide isoform X2 encodes MVMLKISAFLVAYALVICQMYSSQAAPSRPGIESMTDRVTLTDYEARRLLNAIVKEFVQMTAEELEQQENEGNEGNSVTAQKRACNTATCVTHRLADFLSRSGGMGNSNFVPTNVGSKAFGRRRRNTQM; translated from the exons ATGGTTATGTTGAAGATTTCTGCTTTCCTTGTTGCTTATGCCCTGGTCATTTGCCAGATGTACAGCTCACAAGCAGCCCCCTccag ACCGGGCATAGAGTCCATGACAGACCGAGTCACCCTTACGGACTACGAGGCAAGAAGGTTACTCAACGCCATAGTCAAGGAGTTTGTGCAGATGACAGCCGAAGAGCTGGAGCAGCAAGAGAACGAAGGCAACGAAGGCAACAG CGTTACAGCACAGAAGCGAGCCTGCAACACGGCCACCTGCGTGACTCACCGCCTGGCAGACTTCCTGAGCCGGTCGGGGGGCATGGGCAACAGTAACTTTGTCCCCACCAATGTGGGCTCCAAGGCTTTCGGCCGGCGGAGGAGAAACACCCAGATGTGA